The following proteins come from a genomic window of Pseudomonas syringae:
- a CDS encoding extensin-like domain-containing protein has protein sequence MRLLLVILLLCAAGALAVWRGWIDVPAQWNPWAPLDVQAEPNFLTAYKLSRLQSDPALCDQVLATSGLRFSRQADSDPEARCPLQNTLRIQGGDVALSSSFLASCPLAVAYALFDVHTLQPAAQAIFGQRVTRIDHLGSFACRNIYNRANSRLSQHATANALDMAGFRLADGQRISLLKDWSDSGDKGRFLRRIRDGACKQFSTVLGPDYNAAHRDHFHVDMGRWSSCKR, from the coding sequence ATGCGGCTGTTGCTGGTCATCCTGTTGCTCTGCGCCGCTGGCGCGCTGGCAGTCTGGCGCGGCTGGATTGACGTACCTGCGCAGTGGAATCCCTGGGCACCGCTGGACGTGCAGGCCGAACCGAACTTCCTGACGGCTTACAAGCTGTCACGATTGCAGAGCGATCCAGCCCTGTGCGATCAGGTGCTGGCGACCTCAGGGCTGCGCTTCAGTCGCCAGGCCGACAGTGATCCCGAGGCCCGTTGCCCCCTGCAAAACACGCTGCGCATTCAGGGCGGTGACGTGGCGCTGAGCAGCAGCTTCCTGGCCAGTTGCCCGCTGGCAGTGGCGTATGCGTTGTTCGACGTTCACACCTTGCAGCCCGCCGCCCAGGCGATTTTTGGTCAGCGGGTGACGCGGATCGACCACTTGGGCAGCTTCGCCTGCCGCAACATCTACAACCGCGCCAACAGCCGACTCAGTCAGCACGCGACGGCCAACGCGCTCGACATGGCAGGTTTTCGTCTGGCTGACGGGCAGCGCATCTCCCTGCTCAAGGACTGGAGTGACAGCGGGGACAAGGGGCGTTTTCTAAGGCGGATTCGCGACGGGGCGTGCAAGCAGTTCAGCACGGTGCTGGGGCCGGACTACAACGCAGCGCATCGCGATCATTTTCATGTGGATATGGGGCGGTGGAGCAGCTGCAAGCGGTAA
- a CDS encoding isocitrate lyase/PEP mutase family protein — MDSQQILRAEAFKALHERDGAFVIPNPWDAGSAKLLASLGFEALATTSAGLAFTLARADAEGAINREEALANVAAIVGATSLPVAADLENCFADSPEGCAETLLMAAATGIVGGSIEDASGQAANPIYDFELSVDRVRAAAEAARSLPFPFLLTARAENLLHGRIDFDDTLRRLTAYAEAGADVLYAPGLRTREEIIAVVRAVAPRPVNVLMGSGGVTLSVSDLSACGVKRISVGSSLARAAFGGLYRAAEEIRQHGTFTYAAQALPFDQLNNLFKG; from the coding sequence ATGGACTCGCAACAGATTCTCAGGGCTGAAGCGTTCAAGGCCCTGCATGAGCGTGACGGCGCTTTTGTCATACCCAACCCGTGGGATGCAGGGTCTGCAAAGTTATTGGCCTCACTGGGCTTTGAGGCGCTGGCCACGACCAGTGCCGGGCTTGCCTTCACACTGGCACGCGCTGATGCCGAAGGCGCAATCAACCGTGAAGAGGCATTGGCGAACGTCGCGGCTATCGTGGGCGCCACCTCATTGCCCGTAGCGGCAGATCTGGAAAACTGCTTTGCCGACAGTCCTGAAGGCTGTGCTGAAACGTTACTCATGGCTGCGGCGACGGGCATTGTGGGCGGCTCTATCGAAGACGCGAGCGGCCAGGCGGCTAATCCGATTTATGATTTCGAGCTGTCCGTGGACCGCGTTCGTGCTGCAGCCGAAGCTGCGCGCAGTTTGCCGTTCCCCTTCCTGCTGACGGCGCGTGCCGAGAATCTGTTGCACGGCCGGATAGATTTCGACGACACCCTGCGCCGACTCACCGCCTACGCCGAGGCGGGAGCGGACGTGCTGTATGCGCCGGGCCTGCGCACTCGCGAGGAGATCATTGCGGTAGTCAGGGCCGTTGCGCCCAGGCCGGTCAATGTCTTGATGGGGAGTGGCGGCGTCACGCTGTCGGTCTCGGACCTGAGCGCATGTGGCGTCAAGCGCATCAGTGTCGGTTCCTCCCTGGCACGAGCAGCGTTCGGCGGGTTGTACCGGGCCGCCGAAGAAATTCGCCAGCACGGCACCTTCACTTACGCTGCCCAGGCGTTGCCTTTCGATCAACTGAACAACCTGTTCAAGGGCTGA
- a CDS encoding DUF72 domain-containing protein — MSDLPYYLGCPSWSENAWREFLYPEDARPNDFLSLYTQVFNVVEGNTTFYARPAATTVQRWAELMPDDFRFTAKFHKDISHSGDLREQVGAAEAFIGLLAPLGERISPFWLQLPASFTPQRLAELVGFLDELKVPLAVEVRNMAFFMKGDEERMLNRLLLDRGIERICLDSRALFSCVSSDPAVLHAQSKKPKVPPRPAALTLFPQVRFIGRPELEANDPFLVQWVEKVAVWIEEGRTPYVFLHTPDNLRAPALARRFHEQLMVRLPGLPPLPELDRGPHVEQLGLL; from the coding sequence GTGTCTGACCTGCCTTACTACCTCGGTTGTCCGTCATGGAGTGAAAACGCCTGGCGCGAGTTCCTGTATCCCGAAGACGCCCGTCCCAATGACTTCCTGAGTCTCTACACTCAGGTGTTCAACGTTGTTGAAGGCAACACCACCTTTTATGCCCGTCCCGCCGCCACTACCGTGCAGCGCTGGGCCGAACTCATGCCTGACGACTTTCGCTTTACCGCCAAATTTCACAAAGACATCAGCCACAGCGGCGACCTTCGTGAGCAGGTCGGTGCGGCCGAGGCATTCATTGGCCTGCTCGCGCCGCTGGGCGAGCGGATATCGCCGTTCTGGCTGCAACTGCCCGCCAGCTTCACACCGCAGCGTCTCGCTGAGCTGGTCGGCTTCCTCGATGAGTTGAAGGTGCCGCTGGCGGTAGAAGTGCGCAACATGGCGTTTTTCATGAAGGGCGACGAAGAGCGCATGCTCAACCGGCTGTTGCTGGACCGTGGCATCGAGCGCATTTGCCTCGACTCGCGCGCCTTGTTCAGTTGTGTTTCAAGCGACCCTGCCGTGTTGCATGCGCAATCCAAGAAACCCAAGGTGCCGCCCCGTCCTGCTGCATTGACCCTGTTCCCTCAGGTCCGCTTCATTGGCCGTCCTGAACTGGAAGCCAATGATCCGTTTCTGGTCCAGTGGGTGGAAAAGGTTGCTGTATGGATCGAAGAAGGGCGAACGCCCTACGTATTCCTGCACACACCCGATAACCTCAGGGCGCCAGCGCTGGCCAGACGTTTTCACGAACAGCTGATGGTGCGCCTGCCCGGTCTGCCGCCATTGCCTGAACTGGATCGCGGGCCGCATGTGGAACAGTTGGGCTTGCTCTAA
- the tsaB gene encoding tRNA (adenosine(37)-N6)-threonylcarbamoyltransferase complex dimerization subunit type 1 TsaB, which translates to MTTLLALDTATEACSVALLHDGKVLSHYEVIPRLHAQRLLPMIKDLLAEAGIAMSALDAIAFGRGPGAFTGVRIAIGVVQGLAFALQRPVLPVSNLAVLAQRAFREHGATQVAAAIDARMDEVYWGCYREAAGEMRLLGNEAVMAPELATLPTEASGQWFGAGTGWGYAERIPVSLAGHDASMLPHAQDLLTLATFAWQRGEALPADDAQPVYLRDKVATPKVR; encoded by the coding sequence ATGACCACCTTGCTGGCCCTGGACACCGCCACTGAAGCCTGCTCGGTCGCTTTGCTGCATGACGGCAAGGTGCTGAGCCACTACGAGGTGATTCCGCGCCTGCATGCCCAGCGCCTGTTGCCGATGATCAAGGATCTGCTGGCCGAGGCGGGCATTGCGATGTCGGCGCTGGATGCCATCGCCTTCGGCCGCGGTCCGGGTGCTTTCACCGGCGTGCGCATTGCCATCGGCGTCGTGCAAGGGCTGGCGTTTGCGCTGCAGCGTCCGGTGCTGCCGGTGTCCAATCTCGCCGTGCTGGCCCAGCGCGCCTTTCGTGAGCATGGCGCAACGCAGGTTGCAGCGGCCATCGATGCACGTATGGATGAGGTTTATTGGGGCTGCTATCGCGAGGCGGCAGGTGAGATGCGTCTGCTTGGCAACGAAGCGGTCATGGCGCCCGAGCTGGCAACGCTGCCGACAGAGGCCAGCGGCCAATGGTTTGGCGCTGGCACCGGTTGGGGCTACGCGGAACGCATTCCGGTCAGTCTGGCGGGGCATGATGCGAGCATGCTTCCCCATGCCCAGGACTTGCTGACCCTGGCGACGTTTGCCTGGCAGCGTGGCGAAGCGTTACCGGCAGACGACGCTCAACCGGTGTATCTGCGTGACAAGGTGGCGACACCCAAGGTGCGCTGA
- the adk gene encoding adenylate kinase — MRVILLGAPGAGKGTQAKFITEKFGIPQVSTGDMLRAAVKAGTELGLKAKSVMDAGGLVSDDLIIGLIKDRLAEPDCANGVLFDGFPRTIPQAEALLNAGLEIDHVLEIAVDDEEIVKRMSGRRVHEGSGRIYHTIFNPPKVEGVDDVTGEPLLQRKDDVEETVRHRLAVYHAQTKPLVEFYSKLEASNGKPKCSHIPGVGSVEDITAKVLKALS; from the coding sequence ATGCGCGTGATTCTGCTGGGAGCTCCCGGGGCCGGTAAAGGTACTCAGGCAAAATTCATCACTGAAAAATTCGGCATCCCGCAAGTTTCCACAGGCGACATGCTGCGCGCTGCGGTCAAGGCAGGCACTGAACTGGGCCTGAAAGCCAAGAGCGTCATGGACGCGGGCGGTCTGGTTTCCGATGACCTGATCATCGGCCTGATCAAGGACCGTCTGGCCGAGCCGGATTGTGCGAATGGCGTGCTGTTCGACGGTTTTCCGCGCACCATTCCTCAAGCCGAAGCGCTGTTGAACGCCGGTCTGGAAATCGACCACGTGCTGGAAATCGCTGTCGACGACGAAGAAATCGTCAAGCGCATGTCCGGTCGCCGCGTTCACGAAGGTTCTGGCCGCATCTACCACACCATCTTCAATCCACCGAAGGTTGAAGGCGTTGACGATGTGACCGGCGAGCCGCTGCTGCAGCGCAAGGACGACGTCGAAGAAACCGTTCGCCATCGTCTGGCTGTCTACCACGCTCAGACCAAGCCGCTGGTCGAGTTCTACAGCAAGCTGGAAGCCAGTAACGGCAAACCCAAGTGCAGCCACATTCCTGGCGTCGGTTCGGTGGAAGACATCACCGCCAAAGTGCTCAAAGCCCTGAGCTGA
- a CDS encoding DUF4398 domain-containing protein, producing MELITMNTLTANKKTTGLRGLKLAALAIGSTFILAGCAGNPPSEQYAVSQSAVNSAVSAGGTEFAAVEMKSAQDKLKEADLAMQDHKYDEARKLAEQAEWDARVAERKSQAAKAAKAVQDARQGVNELREEGLRQVQ from the coding sequence ATGGAGTTGATCACCATGAACACCCTCACTGCCAACAAAAAAACCACAGGCCTGCGCGGCTTGAAGCTCGCTGCACTGGCAATCGGCAGCACCTTCATTCTTGCCGGTTGCGCTGGCAACCCGCCGTCCGAGCAATACGCGGTGTCCCAATCCGCAGTCAACAGCGCTGTCAGCGCTGGCGGTACCGAGTTCGCAGCAGTGGAAATGAAGTCGGCTCAGGACAAGCTCAAAGAAGCTGACCTGGCGATGCAAGACCACAAGTACGACGAAGCCCGCAAACTGGCTGAACAAGCCGAGTGGGATGCTCGTGTGGCAGAACGCAAATCTCAGGCCGCCAAAGCTGCCAAGGCTGTGCAGGATGCTCGTCAGGGCGTCAACGAACTCCGTGAAGAAGGCCTGCGCCAGGTGCAGTGA
- a CDS encoding OmpA family protein, protein MRKQLMIPALLAMSVALAACATKPNPNLEQARSNFTALQTNPEATKVAALETKDASEWLAKAEQAFRNDDDVKKVDQLSYLTNQRVELAKQTIALRTSEAALQNASADRAKARLEARDAQIAALKNSLNAKQTERGTLVTFGDVLFDYNKADLKPTAQGDIGKLAAFLQENPDRKVIVEGYTDSTGSASYNQSLSERRANSVRMALVRMGVDPARVVTMGYGKEYPVADNTSNSGRAMNRRVEVTISNDNQPVAPRSSMK, encoded by the coding sequence ATGCGTAAACAACTGATGATCCCTGCTCTGCTGGCCATGAGCGTTGCTTTGGCAGCCTGTGCAACCAAGCCAAACCCTAATCTGGAACAGGCGCGCAGCAACTTCACCGCGCTGCAAACCAACCCGGAAGCCACCAAAGTCGCGGCGCTGGAAACCAAAGACGCCAGCGAGTGGCTGGCCAAGGCTGAACAGGCTTTCCGTAACGACGACGACGTCAAGAAAGTTGACCAGCTGTCTTATCTGACTAACCAGCGCGTAGAACTGGCCAAGCAGACCATCGCTCTGCGCACGTCCGAAGCCGCTCTGCAAAACGCTTCTGCTGACCGTGCCAAAGCCCGTCTGGAAGCCCGTGACGCTCAGATCGCGGCCCTGAAAAACAGCCTGAATGCCAAGCAGACCGAACGCGGTACGCTGGTGACTTTCGGTGACGTGCTGTTCGACTACAACAAGGCCGATCTGAAGCCTACCGCTCAGGGCGACATTGGCAAACTGGCTGCCTTCCTGCAGGAAAACCCGGACCGTAAAGTGATCGTCGAAGGCTATACCGACAGCACCGGTTCGGCTTCCTACAACCAGTCGCTGTCCGAGCGTCGCGCCAATTCGGTTCGCATGGCACTGGTACGCATGGGTGTAGACCCGGCGCGCGTTGTGACCATGGGTTATGGCAAGGAATACCCTGTTGCTGACAACACCAGCAACTCGGGCCGTGCCATGAACCGTCGTGTGGAAGTGACCATTTCCAACGACAACCAGCCTGTTGCACCACGCTCTTCGATGAAATAA